Genomic window (Neoarius graeffei isolate fNeoGra1 chromosome 13, fNeoGra1.pri, whole genome shotgun sequence):
cttctctactgttgaaaatagcacacgggcattgttcatattcctgctgatgatattggagaagaaagactgtcttgctttacgaatttcataattataattacaaagcatctctttatggatttgataatggatgtgaagtttagatttgcgccattttctttcagtctttctacattctctctttagcagtttaacagccgggtactgcttccatggtgctttctgcttatcattgactcttttgattttgaatggagcaatatcatccataatttgggtcatatttaaattaaaaaattccagtaaatcatctacagagtctgacattttggttgagttctgagagagagcttgcttaaaaagagcacatgtgttgtcgtttatgactctcctacctatagtcgttgagctattctgaatgtgaggagacatagaaacttcaaagaaaacacagaaatgatcagataaggccaggtcaacaacagtataagaaacagtaagaccctttgtgatgacgaggtcaggagtatgaccacgagagtgggtcggcccctgtgcatgttgtactaggttaaagttatcaataattgcaaatagttctttggcataaatgttatcagtattatctacatgcaagttaaaatccccagatataataagacaatcaaactctaagcaaatgactgataacaattcaccaaactcttcaagaaagactttggctgaatgtctcggaggcctgtaaatagttaataataatatgttaggagagcatgtaacaagtgcacataagtgttcaaaggacataaaatcaccaagtgaggattgtttacattgaaaagagactttgaatatatttgcgatccctccacctttcccttgtcgggtaacattcaaaaaattaaaatttgggggagctgcttcgataagggtggtagcactatttgcttgatccagccaggtttcagttagaagcaaaaaatcaagattgtgtttgcaaataagatcattaattaaaaatgacttgtttaaaagtgatctaatgttcataagggctagttttacagtaatatttggttgtgcactctgatgctgttttaatacaggaaggagattagattggttcacccccagggttaaatgtgctctatgttttctgtttcttatcaacacaggaatagtgtcaacatcggatccctgcttttttctacatccatttgcagggacccagagtacatcaaacaagactttctaaatgttccatttggtttgagggtgaaaggactggagatgacatgtatcttttggatggcgaaaaagatttgtagccagctgaaagtcctggacgaacacaattttgatgaactgggtacactgcttgtcgcgacaaatttgggctggaaaaagagagtgtagccataggaagcaattttttcatgctatttgggaaatccatccgaggagaagtggagtcgtctgtccttgaatgttgggaggcctgcaagtcagatgtttgtgtgtccttgatgacgacttgcaaagatgattgtttaggctttgtaactatgtcagtctgcgacatcttatcaactgttttcctcggtgctggctgagaaaagattgcaagtttgtagtggtctgctaagactttggctccaatccagctgagttcagtgctatttggcttgtagaattctttgcgattccaaaaaagattaaaattgtctatgaaattcataccaaatgaagaacaagtttttccaagccaggtgttaagactgaagagtcgagaaaaggcaaaacttcctctcgctgggagtgggccactgataaaagattgaattccagtcttatagagctcagaaaaaagttttctgaaatcatcttggacaaacagctgttctctgaaaacatcgtttgctcccacgTGTACAACAATACGCTTaatcgttttatgctcggacatgagtttcaaaatgctgtctttggtgtcagagatggatgcatttggaagacaacaaataatcatctcataaccttttaattgtcttacagtggaatcaccaagaacaagggttgtgggatcaggtggtgttacgagctgctttttgcctcttctcacagctcttcgatcttggtgcgatctctttttactatgtgtttgtccacttgacaaatcctcttccacatccctgaggcattcaaatttgttctgaagctttatgggctgtggattttccttaggattgtagatcctattgtaatttgtagaacgagctggtgttgaagtaattactcttctgtttttgtttttgggcttagcacccatcatttgccagttttcagtactcacattttgtacagcttgagttatgaattcttccacttggtctgtaatgtcctcagtctgtcggagtgcaatctctgcattctcagccactgtttctgtactcctttcctgagatatcgcttttaattcgtccgtctttggcagagcattaatctttgattccagaatagaaatcctctgttctaattccatgcattttctgcaggattttttgctttctggcatttaaaaaaaaaaaaaaagtggaaatttaaattaaattaaaagcttataaagatgaagaaaagagaaaaaaaagtggaaattcaatgagaaagtaaagtatagaaataaagattaagaaagcaggagcaaagcaaagaagcgtcctactcgcttgagtaggagaagcaagaatggggaaaatatatgattttcatccgtgtttaaaacactagcaacacaaccctgtcattacaaggttatgaaaatgaattgagaatgaatttaatttgcaaaaaagttaatatataataacagtaaaaatcgcaatgataattatgaacatatgcattttaaagagatacaacaattaaggagcatatcaggaacagataaagaagaggatccatctgactgtgaagtgcagcgctggcggctcagtctgcagcgagagagacagacagacagacggtgggtgggtcagtaggctatataggtcctattttcagtagcagtatatatttttagcaagatcaatgccatttggccaaatacataccaatattaatgcgacggatgggcctgcatcttggcacaaagctctccgatgtttggggtaattgaagacagtctcagcctcaaatctttctcaacatctcccagtctttgccgatgtttagttgccgatcggcatttagttttgccgatttcaaccagtagagcatcgcgaatgaatgaatgaatgaagccacaaactactgcagaacatagacatcctaatacatagacggagagttggctgttctgacgcaagaaatacggtcgccatcttggagtggtgagaaagcgcgagatatcaaggtaccgtctattagtctatggggattcagtttgcccctttatccattaaagaaattaaatttggagtgtttttaaataataacaaaattgaatatggtattaataatttactacttttaggtaaacattttattcacaaatgttgttttatttaaaactaaaccttatgttacacactggaagaatgacctcaagctttttgccaaatctttaaagttagttgaaaataaggatgttggttattttatatcttttttggatgactttgatttactcgattaacatatgtaaagatagttaagtaacccctttcttgttcatattttttactttattgctatgtgtgtgttttactattttgatgttttggatctgtatatatatggtgctctttgtttgtattttgaatgttttgggaaataataataataataataataataataataataaaagtaccgtctattactgcacgactgaagaagaagacaagagacaagctgccaggCTGGTGCCCAGCGTACTCCTGCTCAAACGAGCGAACCGTTTCAAAGAGAAGCagggggattacttttcacaagtaagatttaacattaccgtactatttgttgttttttttaaaatagtatattaccagagctgaggaggagctaagagacttaaatcgtcatcaggtagtggtttcacgagtgatgttttaatgttgtatgctaatattatatatattattaaatgtttattcatatactacctttttatttatttactagtttatttatttactacattgttatattttttatgtttgacattaatttgttataaataaatgttttgatatgctttaaaacaagacaaaaaatgtttgtggtcaatatatggtcatcacacattgtcctacataccaaacaaagtgccccactcaCCCTGAATCcatcagctttgctgaaggggggtcagattgtgttgaaagatgtaaaaggctcttataaattcactgactacattaatttcccctttgatatgttcttaacaatctatttaaagaaaacatacacacatttgaatcattataatggatttagattgttaaaaccgcattttatttgcaacagattggtggCTGTAGCTgatagaaaaacgttaagctgtttatatctaatgtatttagtattacactgagtgcagcggatcaccactccaagatggcggccctgcgtctcgtcagcgcttttagaatttacattggatgctccgtctatgtattaggatgtctatGCTGCAGAACCGTTACagcgtagaagaagagttaaaaatcgccattacattttttttatcttgcgcaccccctagtggcagctcgcgcacccccaggggtgcgcgcaccacactttgggaaaccctgGAGTAGAATATTAAGTTGATCTGTTTGACACATGTGCAGCAGTTGGTAACATAGCTTCCTCACAGCACAAGATCctgggttcaatcctgagctcaggtgagTGTGCAGTGATCAATTTTATTCCAGGTTTTTGAAAATACATGATCAAATGTTGactgaatgaaaacaaactgtgTTAATGCAACTCAGGTCATTCACATGAAACCGATCTACACATTTGAATTAGGTCAATTCAATATACTTTTTCAGTGCAGGTTCTAAACATTTTCTCTCCATGTCTTTGTGATTGCTCTTTAGTTAGCATGCAGAATGACTATCAGCAAGCACAGGCCAGCTGGATGCAGCACATCGTCACCTCGCTGTTCACCAACTCTGCCCTGTTTAACACACGTGACGGCAGAGCGGGGAAAGTGCACAACTTCATACTGGGTCTTAACTTGAACATGAGCATCTCTTTCTCACCCTTCAGAGATGTCCTGAACCAAAATGGTCCTGTGGAGGAGGTAGATGCTGTAACAGGTATAAAATAATTTTGTCTGGAAATACTAATGTTGTATATGATCTTGTTTTTGTGAAGGCACTTGTATATTTCAGTGAATCTCAGGGCAATATCACCAGGAGCTTAACACACCCAGTAGCGCCACCTTCAGTAAACAGATTTTGGAGGAGACATCAGACAAAAGCATGCTACTTACGCCAAGGTGTACGAATGTCTGCGTGAACGTTGCCTGTTATCCCATCCACGGTATATTCCCACCTCATGCCCAGTGGTCCCAGGATGGTCtccagatccactgtgaccctgaccaagataatgcctcggtcacaaccggccgtacgtgctcctacggccggtctacgtgcaaaaaacacaaagaaacgcacggagggcgcgcatgtgacatgctgatttttgagccgtagactggccgcagaccagccgcagaggttctttgtcatgtcaaacaaactctacgggtgcttatgttttattcaggttgcaagacaaacttacggccttgTGCGTCTTCCGTACGGCCGACGTGCGTCTttcgtacgatttgctggtgtcaggtttgggcaaaatgtcaatttttttcgtAAGTCGCACTTGCGGACTCCGTATGTGTGTCGTGCGCCCCACATACGTAATTAGTGCGGCCAACGCACGTTCAGATATTTCGTATGTCATCCATGCGTGTCAAGTAAGCCGGCCGTGCATTGGCCGTACGGCGAGATGGTGTCAATCGCACGAAAACTCGGgtatataaagctgcaggggtgcctacggccatttgtacacgtaggctttgactgagagaaaacccaatttcatttaatttcatttcattgcattgcatcgcttcaattcaatatgccaaaggcaaaagggaagaggaggatagaaaaggtgtcggagacggaggagagagagacggcagcagagagggaggagagagagaggacaaggagcagtgaggaggaggatgaagaccacgACAGTGGCCAGCAGTTTGAGACTTTGCGGAGGGATTGccattttcacagtgagaaaccAAAATATGCCGAAATATATATAACCCTCTCCAATCGCCGCAGTGCGACAAACGAACGCCGTTGGTACGGTATGCACAACGTACAGATTGTGCAcagttcttgcaaccttcatatGAAGCCTACATGGAACGCACGGTCAGTACGATTAGTGCACGTTTGAAGGTGCGTTGGCTGTATGAATGAAGTGACAGCCGTACGTCTgagcagcctcagatttcgtgcgtggtacgcacattcgacttccgggttgtacgctgggtgcgcggtgatcttactccttcatggtcaccacaactacgttctccatcagctaagcctaaacaccttctgaattgaaactaaatgttaagtt
Coding sequences:
- the LOC132897198 gene encoding cytosolic phospholipase A2-like isoform X3, which produces MHFKEIQQLRSISGTDKEEDPSDCEVQRWRLSLQRERQTDRRMQNDYQQAQASWMQHIVTSLFTNSALFNTRDGRAGKVHNFILGLNLNMSISFSPFRDVLNQNGPVEEVDAVTGKLQTAAETKDDHSILVHIKDEDCVALEVQYHKSCYQQYTRFLNEPARQEKDKSLPGC
- the LOC132897198 gene encoding cytosolic phospholipase A2-like isoform X1 is translated as MFWEIIIIIIIIIIIKVPSITARLKKKTRDKLPGWCPAYSCSNERTVSKRSRGITFHNMQNDYQQAQASWMQHIVTSLFTNSALFNTRDGRAGKVHNFILGLNLNMSISFSPFRDVLNQNGPVEEVDAVTGKLQTAAETKDDHSILVHIKDEDCVALEVQYHKSCYQQYTRFLNEPARQEKDKSLPGC
- the LOC132897198 gene encoding cytosolic phospholipase A2-like isoform X2 → MRKFITEGDHIEACSLPARYGQGKKKTRDKLPGWCPAYSCSNERTVSKRSRGITFHNMQNDYQQAQASWMQHIVTSLFTNSALFNTRDGRAGKVHNFILGLNLNMSISFSPFRDVLNQNGPVEEVDAVTGKLQTAAETKDDHSILVHIKDEDCVALEVQYHKSCYQQYTRFLNEPARQEKDKSLPGC
- the LOC132897198 gene encoding cytosolic phospholipase A2-like isoform X4 — its product is MGKARRRQETSCQAGAQRTPAQTSEPFQREAGGLLFTISMQNDYQQAQASWMQHIVTSLFTNSALFNTRDGRAGKVHNFILGLNLNMSISFSPFRDVLNQNGPVEEVDAVTGKLQTAAETKDDHSILVHIKDEDCVALEVQYHKSCYQQYTRFLNEPARQEKDKSLPGC
- the LOC132897198 gene encoding cytosolic phospholipase A2-like isoform X5, with amino-acid sequence MQNDYQQAQASWMQHIVTSLFTNSALFNTRDGRAGKVHNFILGLNLNMSISFSPFRDVLNQNGPVEEVDAVTGKLQTAAETKDDHSILVHIKDEDCVALEVQYHKSCYQQYTRFLNEPARQEKDKSLPGC